GCATGGCTGTCCACTTGCGCCAGGCGCAGGGCGTTGCCCGTGCGCATGACCAGCGCGAACGGCTCAGGCGGCGCGGGGAGGGACGAAGCCGCCGCTTCCCGCGCTCGCTCGCACGCCAGGTACGGGAACCACAGCGCCAGACAGCGCCGGTCCGTGATGGAGGGCGCGCTCCGCTTCCCGGAAGGTTCCATGATCCGCATTCCATTCCAGCCGCCAGCGCAGGCCCCCCATGCCGCCGCGCTGGCGCAACAGTTCCGCTTCGATGGCCGGCCAGCCCGGTGCGCCTGCCTCCAGCGCCGTGGAAGGCGCGCTGGTGATGGCCCAGCGGGTGCGCGCCGCGCTGGGGCGGGGCGGGGCATCGCCGCGTAGCACGATCACTCCCTTGCCATCCTGTTCCGCCGCCAGCGCCAGGCGCCGGCTGGTGGTGAGGTCGTAGCGCGCCAGCCGGCCCTGCGTTTGCAGCAGGACCGTGCCGACGCCGGGGCAGCGGGCCGCTTCCAGCCCGGCGCGCAGCAGGTCCAGCTCGCTGGCCGTACGCACGATTACCAACTGCTCTGGCGCAAGGCCCAGGGCCGCTAGCCCTTCCGCGCAAGGCAGGACGGGAAAGGTCGCGGGGCCGGGGCCGCCGATCAGGAAGATCGCCTGCCCGTGCCTTTCATGCTCGCCCTTTCCACGCACAGCCGCCGACAGGGCAAAGGCCATGGCCGCCGCCCAGTCTTCCGGCGCGGCGTGGATTTCATGCAGCCCACCCGCATCGAGCGGCGGCATCCGTGCGGAAACCCGTTCCCTTGCCCCGGGCCGCAGGGGCCGGCCGAGTGGAAAGACGTTGCCAGTCATACTCCGAATCACATAGTTGTTCTCTTTATGTTCCAACTTTGAGGGGGATTTGTCCATCGCCGATGATGGAGTGGGGACGAACGTCTAAAGCAGCGCCCAGCCGGCCAGCGCCGCAGCCGATGCCACCAGCGAAGCGGCGAGCGGCAAGGCGGCGCGCACGCCGCCGGCGCGCCAGCCGATTACCGCGGTCATGCCGGCCTTGACCGCGGTATTGGCCAGGATCGGGGCGGACAGGACAAGACCGGCGGTGCGTCCGTCCAGCGCGTCTGCGGGAAGGTTGGCGAGCGTCAGCACGGCCGCGTCCACGTCGGACACGCCGATCAGCCCCAGCACCACCGCGATGCCGCTGCTGCCGAAGCGGGACAGCGCCCAACGCGCCGCCAGCGACAGCACGGCGACCAGACCCGCCAGCAGCAGGGCAGGGGCAAAGCTGAGCGGATTGCCCAGCGTTACTTCCCCGGTTCGCGTTTCCTGTCCGCGCCAGGCGATCAGCGCCAGCAGCCCGGCAACGAGCGTGGCAGGCGCCATGGCTACCGCAAGCGAGGGCAGGGCACGCGGCACGAGTGCCAGCACCAGCAGTTGCACGCGCACGAACATGACGATGGAAGCCAGCGCGATTCCGGCGGTCAGGGCCCCGCGCGCTTCGGGTTCGGAACGCAAACGGCGCGCATATTCCGCCGTCACCGCCGTCGACGAGACGATGGCCCCGGTCAGCGCGACGAACAGGATGCCGCGATTGGTCCCGTAGCGCCGCGTCACGACATAACCCGCGAACGACAGGCCGGTCACGAAGACCACGACCAGCCAGATACGGCGCGGGTTCCACGCCTCGTAGGGGCCATAGGCAGCATCCGGAAGCAAGGGGAGCACGACCAGCGCGACCAGTACGAAGCGGGCGGCCGCCTCCACCTCCTCGGCGTTCAGGCCCCTGAGCAGCGCATGCATCGATTGCCGGCCACTTAGGATCGCGAACATCGCTGCCGCCGCGCCGAGCGCCACGGTCGGCGAAATACGCACCGCGACCAGCCCAACGCCGAATGTCAGCATCGCCGCGATCGTCGTCGTGGCGGACAGCCGGTTTTCGCGCATGGTGCGGACATAGCCGACGACAAGGACCGCCAGCGTGCCGAGGCCGATGACCGCAGCCAGGCCATCGCCCAGCAATCCCGCGATGCCGCCCAGCAGACCGATAAGCCCGAACGTGCGGAACCCCGCGACCCGGTTGCCTTCGCCTTCTGCGCGCTGGCTGAAGCCGCGTTCGATCCCCACCAGCAGCCCGGCGGCAACCGCGGCAAGCAGGCCGATGAGGGAAGACGGCGCCGCCATCAACGGGTCAGACGCTCGCGCCCACCAGTCGGCCGATCCCGGCGGTAATGGCCATGGCCAGCGCCCCCCAGAATACCACGCGCAAGACCGGCCGCGCCGGGCTGGCCCCGCCCGCCCGCGCACCGATCCAGCCGAGCAGGGCGAGGAACAGGATCGACCCCACCGCTTCGCCCGCCACGGTCACGCCTGCGGGCAGAATGGCGGCAAGGATAACCGGCAGCAGCGCTCCGGCGGTGAAGGTCGCCGCAGAGGTGAAGGCAGCCGTGACCGGGCGCGCGGTCGTCAGTTCGGTGATGTGCAGTTCGTCGCGGGCATGGGCGCCCAGGGCATCGCGCGCCATCATCTGCGCGGCGACGCTGCGCGCCAGATCGGGTTCCACCCCGCGTTCGACATAGAAGCCGGCCAACTCATCGAGTTCGGCTTCGGACTGGGTCGCCAGTTCCTGCCGTTCGCGATCCAGGTCGGCGCGTTCGGTGTCGGACTGGGAACTGACAGAGACATATTCGCCAGCGGCCATCGACATCGCCCCGGCGACCAGCCCGGCGATTCCCGAAACCAGCAGCGAGGAGCGTGAAGCGCCCGATGCCGCCACGCCGATGATCAGGCTGGCGGTGGAGACGATGCCGTCGTTGGCGCCCAGCACGGCCGCGCGCAGCCAGCCGATCCGGGCGACGAGATGGCTTTCGCGATGATGTGGCATCAGGGGACGGCGCAAGGCGGTTCCTTTCCTTTGGTTGCGACGGTCTTACACCGCCATGAAGGGGCGTGCCACGTCGCATCCGTCCTATAACCCCAGGTTATAGAGGGCGTCCCTCTTTGGGCTTGGCGATAGCGTCACAACCCGCGAAACCGATCGCGAACCGAACGAGGAAACAGCATGATCCCCGGCCCCTATCTGGTCTATCTTGGCGCGGTTACCGATCCGCTGGCGGCCAAGACGGCGCGTGGCATCGCGTTCTGGCGTCCCGGCCTGGCGATTGCCGAAATGGCCGAACCGGGCTGCCCGGTCACGGTGGGCCTGCCCCGGATGAGCCTTGCCGAAGCCGTGGCGGCCGGCGCGCGGACGGCGGTGCTGGGCTATGCCAATGCCGGCGGGGTGATGGACGCGGGAACGGTGGCCTTCTGCCTGGAAGCCCTGGGCGCGGGGCTGCATGTCGCCTCGGGCCTGCACGCCCGCCTTGCCGGCAATCCGGCGATACGGGCCGCGGCGGAAACCGCCGGGCTTTCGCTGTTCGACGTGCGCGAACCGCCCGCTTCGCTCCCGCTCGGCACCGGGCGCAGGCGCGCGGGGAATCGGCTGCTGACGGTGGGAACCGATTGCGCGGTCGGCAAGATGTATTCCACGCTGGCGATCGAGCGCGAATTGCGCCGCCGGGGCGTTGCGGCCGATTTCCGCGCCACGGGGCAGACCGGCATCCTGATCGCCGGGTCGGGCGTGCCGATCGATGCGGTGATCGCCGATTTCATCGCCGGGGCCGCCGAATGGCTTTCGCCCGACCGCCACGATGGCGGCTGGGATCTGATCGAGGGGCAAGGGTCGCTGTTCCATCCCTCCTATGCGGGCGTTTCGCTGGGCCTGCTGCACGGCGCGCAGGCGAGGGCGCTGGTGCTGTGCCACGAGGCGGGACGCGAGACGATCCGCCACGCCGGGGACTATCTGGTGCCGGTGCTGGCCGAATGCCTGGCGCGCAATCTGGAAGCGGCGCGCCTGACCAGCCCGGACGTGATCGCGGTGGGCGTCGCGGTCAACACGTCGGCGCTGCCAGCGCAGGAAGCACAGGCATACTGCCGGCGCGTGGAGGATAAACTGGGTCTTCCGTGCCAGGACCCGGTGGCGATGGGTGTGGAGCGGATCGTGGATCGGCTGCTGGCATGTTGCGCAGCGTAGATATTCGCGTCGAATGCTGGCCCTTGCGCGCGCCGTTCCGGATAGCGCGGGGCGCGCGCACGGACATCGCGGTGGCGGTCGTCACGATCGGCGAAGGGAGCGTGGCCGGGCGGGGCGTTGTCGGTCGGGGCGAGGGCACGCCGTCCGCCCGCTACGGCGAGACGCCGGAATCCGTGCGTATGCAGATCGAAGCCGCGATACCGGCGCTGCAGGCCGGTTGCGACCGCGCGGCGCTGCGCACGCTGATGCCGCCCGGCAGCGCGCGCAATGCGATCGATGCCGCGCTGTGGGATCTGGAAGCGCGCCAGGCCGCATGCATCGCGCCCGCGCTTCCGCCCCTGGTCAGCGCGCAAACCGTGTCAATCGACCGGCCCGGGGCAATGGCGCAAGCCGCGCGCAGGCTGGCGCGGGCGCAGCTGGTCAAGGTCAAGCTCGATGCCGCCGATCCGGAAGCCTGCCTGCGCGCGGTGCGGTGCAGCCTGCCGGACACGACGCTGATCGTCGATGCCAACGAAGCCTGGACGATGCCGCTGCTGGTGGCGATGCAGCCGGTGCTGGCGGAACTGGGCATTGCGTTGCTGGAACAGCCGTTGCCGGCCGGGCAGGATGGCGCGTTGGCAGACTTCACGGCGCAGGTGCCGATCTGTGCCGACGAATCTTGCCACGTCGCTGCCGATATCCCTCGGTTGCGCGGGCTTTACCGGTTCGTGAACATCAAGCTCGACAAGACTGGCGGACTGACCGAGGCGCTGGCGCTGTACGACGCGGCGCGGGCCGCAGGCTTGGGCGTGATGGTCGGCTGCATGCTGGCGACCTCGCTCGGCATCGCGCCGGCGCTGCGGATCGCCGCACGCGCCGATTTCGTCGATGTCGATGGCCCGTGGTGGCTGCTTGAGGACCGGTCGGGCGGGTTGCGCGTGCTGGACGATGGTGTTGTCGTACCACCGCAGCCGGGCTTCTGGGGCGGTATTGCCTGAGGATCGGGCTTGCCAGGCGCGGACGTGCCCATAAGGTCGCCGCATGATCAGCCTGCGGCATATCGAGGTGTTCCACGCCGTCTATCAGACCGGATCGCTCAGCGGCGCGGCGCGGTTGCTGGGCGTGTCGCAGCCATCGGTGGGCAAGGTGCTGCGCCACGCCGAAACGCGGCTGGGCTTCGCGCTGTTCCGCGTGGTCAAGGGGCGGCTGGTGCCGACCGACGAGGCGCACGAACTGTTCGCGGATGCCATCGCGGTGCGGCACAGCGTGGACATGCTGCGCGAATCCGCCCGCAACCTGCGCCGGATCGAGCAAGGCCGGCTGCGCGTGGCGATGATCCATTCGCTGGGGCTGGAGGTGGTTCCCGATGCGGTGGCCGCGTTCGCCGCGCGGCATCCTGGCGTTTCGATCGATTTGCGGACGCTGCACAGCGAGGAGCTGGTCGAGGCGCTGCAGGCCCGCACCAGCGATATCGTGATCGGCTACGACGCGCCGCGCCACCCCCGGCTGGCGCCCGTCATGCTCGGGACCGGCCAGATCGTGTTGTTGTTTCGCCGGCAGGATATTCCCGATCCTCCGGAGCGGATCGCGCTGGAGGACGTCCGCCACCTGCGCGTGATCGAACTGCTCAACGACGGCACCATCGGCAGGTTGCTGAGCCGTCGGCAGCCCACCGCGGATGACGGCGCCCCGGTGATCCAGACGAAGACCTATTTCGTGGCGGCGGCCCTGGTCGAACGCGGGCTGGGCGTGGCGATCATGGACGAATTCACCGCCCGGGCCTGCGCCAGCGAAGCCATGGATTATCGCCCGTTGAACGAAGCGATGCGCTTTGATGTGATCGCCGCGCATCTCGAAGACCGGCCGCTTTCCACCGATTCGCACCATTTCCTCGAATGTGTCCGGGGTGCCTTGGCCACGCGGTGAGGGCACCTTTGCCCTTGCCTGATGGCCGTTCCTGTGTAGTTTAACTGATCGATTAAAAGAGGGTGGCGGCGCGCGCTGGATCTTGGCCGAACGCCGCGGGGAAAGGGGGGCGTGAAATGTCTATCCTTCTGGACGAGGGACAGCAGGCGATTGCGACGGAATCCCGCCGCGTGCTGGAGGCGCGGTCGGACAAGGGGCGCTTGCTGGGCTTGCTGGAACAGGTGGGCGCTTGCGACGCGGTGTTCCGGGATACGGCGGTGGAGCAGGGCTGGACGGCGCTGGCGATCGCGGAAGAGCATGGCGGGCTTGGCCTTGGCCTGATCGAGCTGGGGCTGGTGGCGCAGGCGGCGGGCGGGGTGATCGCCGGCGCGCCGTTTCTGACGGTGGGCTATGGCGCGGCGCGGGTGCTGGCCGAGGCTGGATCGGCCGAGGTGCAGGCGGCATGGCTCCCCCGGCTGGCGAGCGGCGAAGCGACGGCGACCGTGGCCTTCGCGGAAGGCAACGCACCCCTGCCGCCACGCCCGACCACGACCTTCGCAGGCGGGCGGCTGACCGGCGTGAAGGAAGGCGTGGTGGCGGGGCTTGCCGCGGACATCGCGGTGGTCTGGGCCACGAGCGCGGGCGAGCCCGCGCTGGTGCTCGTCGAACTCTCAGCGGCGACGCGCAACCCGGTGGACGGCTTCGACAACAGCCGCCTCTATGCCGACCTGGCCTTTGCCGAGGCGCCGGCCACGTTGCTCGCGCAGGGCGATGCGGCGCGCGCGCTGGCGCTGGACGTGCTGGCGCGGATGGCGGTGGTGACGGCGCACGAGCAGACCGGCGGGGCCGAGGCGATGCTGACGATC
The Novosphingobium sp. EMRT-2 genome window above contains:
- a CDS encoding ImuA family protein, translated to MTGNVFPLGRPLRPGARERVSARMPPLDAGGLHEIHAAPEDWAAAMAFALSAAVRGKGEHERHGQAIFLIGGPGPATFPVLPCAEGLAALGLAPEQLVIVRTASELDLLRAGLEAARCPGVGTVLLQTQGRLARYDLTTSRRLALAAEQDGKGVIVLRGDAPPRPSAARTRWAITSAPSTALEAGAPGWPAIEAELLRQRGGMGGLRWRLEWNADHGTFREAERALHHGPALSGAVVPVPGVRASAGSGGFVPPRAA
- a CDS encoding DUF4010 domain-containing protein yields the protein MAAPSSLIGLLAAVAAGLLVGIERGFSQRAEGEGNRVAGFRTFGLIGLLGGIAGLLGDGLAAVIGLGTLAVLVVGYVRTMRENRLSATTTIAAMLTFGVGLVAVRISPTVALGAAAAMFAILSGRQSMHALLRGLNAEEVEAAARFVLVALVVLPLLPDAAYGPYEAWNPRRIWLVVVFVTGLSFAGYVVTRRYGTNRGILFVALTGAIVSSTAVTAEYARRLRSEPEARGALTAGIALASIVMFVRVQLLVLALVPRALPSLAVAMAPATLVAGLLALIAWRGQETRTGEVTLGNPLSFAPALLLAGLVAVLSLAARWALSRFGSSGIAVVLGLIGVSDVDAAVLTLANLPADALDGRTAGLVLSAPILANTAVKAGMTAVIGWRAGGVRAALPLAASLVASAAALAGWALL
- a CDS encoding VIT family protein, which codes for MPHHRESHLVARIGWLRAAVLGANDGIVSTASLIIGVAASGASRSSLLVSGIAGLVAGAMSMAAGEYVSVSSQSDTERADLDRERQELATQSEAELDELAGFYVERGVEPDLARSVAAQMMARDALGAHARDELHITELTTARPVTAAFTSAATFTAGALLPVILAAILPAGVTVAGEAVGSILFLALLGWIGARAGGASPARPVLRVVFWGALAMAITAGIGRLVGASV
- the dgcN gene encoding N-acetyltransferase DgcN → MIPGPYLVYLGAVTDPLAAKTARGIAFWRPGLAIAEMAEPGCPVTVGLPRMSLAEAVAAGARTAVLGYANAGGVMDAGTVAFCLEALGAGLHVASGLHARLAGNPAIRAAAETAGLSLFDVREPPASLPLGTGRRRAGNRLLTVGTDCAVGKMYSTLAIERELRRRGVAADFRATGQTGILIAGSGVPIDAVIADFIAGAAEWLSPDRHDGGWDLIEGQGSLFHPSYAGVSLGLLHGAQARALVLCHEAGRETIRHAGDYLVPVLAECLARNLEAARLTSPDVIAVGVAVNTSALPAQEAQAYCRRVEDKLGLPCQDPVAMGVERIVDRLLACCAA
- a CDS encoding enolase C-terminal domain-like protein, which codes for MLRSVDIRVECWPLRAPFRIARGARTDIAVAVVTIGEGSVAGRGVVGRGEGTPSARYGETPESVRMQIEAAIPALQAGCDRAALRTLMPPGSARNAIDAALWDLEARQAACIAPALPPLVSAQTVSIDRPGAMAQAARRLARAQLVKVKLDAADPEACLRAVRCSLPDTTLIVDANEAWTMPLLVAMQPVLAELGIALLEQPLPAGQDGALADFTAQVPICADESCHVAADIPRLRGLYRFVNIKLDKTGGLTEALALYDAARAAGLGVMVGCMLATSLGIAPALRIAARADFVDVDGPWWLLEDRSGGLRVLDDGVVVPPQPGFWGGIA
- a CDS encoding LysR family transcriptional regulator, encoding MISLRHIEVFHAVYQTGSLSGAARLLGVSQPSVGKVLRHAETRLGFALFRVVKGRLVPTDEAHELFADAIAVRHSVDMLRESARNLRRIEQGRLRVAMIHSLGLEVVPDAVAAFAARHPGVSIDLRTLHSEELVEALQARTSDIVIGYDAPRHPRLAPVMLGTGQIVLLFRRQDIPDPPERIALEDVRHLRVIELLNDGTIGRLLSRRQPTADDGAPVIQTKTYFVAAALVERGLGVAIMDEFTARACASEAMDYRPLNEAMRFDVIAAHLEDRPLSTDSHHFLECVRGALATR
- a CDS encoding acyl-CoA dehydrogenase family protein, giving the protein MSILLDEGQQAIATESRRVLEARSDKGRLLGLLEQVGACDAVFRDTAVEQGWTALAIAEEHGGLGLGLIELGLVAQAAGGVIAGAPFLTVGYGAARVLAEAGSAEVQAAWLPRLASGEATATVAFAEGNAPLPPRPTTTFAGGRLTGVKEGVVAGLAADIAVVWATSAGEPALVLVELSAATRNPVDGFDNSRLYADLAFAEAPATLLAQGDAARALALDVLARMAVVTAHEQTGGAEAMLTIARDYAVTRKAFGQPIGAFQSVKHRIAELYGLVEIARANCIHAAALADAPGGAAGFLLAAADARISATEAYDTAARDCVQIHGGIGVTWEQGLHLHMRRARSLAIEQGNLLFWEDLLVDHLTGEVA